ATGGCCTACAGAGAGAATAATCCCTGCTTTACATCGTACACACAGTAGTAGACCAAATGTGTCACTCAAGCGGTAGCTAAAAGAAAAGCAACCAAGATCACGTCTATCCATACTAATCGTGTACTGAGAGAACACTGCCACACAGTCTGTCAACTGATGCTCTAGTGTACTCTACACAGAAAGAGAGCACTGCTCAACACACTCTGAGCAGTGTGTTATACCTGCTGAAACTGTGGAGAGGTGAGTGTGTTGTGGAGCTCGTCGGTGCTCTGAGGCAGGGACTCTCCTGTCGGCAGAAAGGGCAGCAGCCTCTCCTGGACCTCAGCATTGGCCAGAATAGGAGCCATGATCTCAGGGGTCACTACACTGGCCAGGTCCACTGTAGCGAGAACAAACAGTCAGTCATTCATAtttcatacagacagacacacatacggaGGGCTAGATCATGGATCTACTGCTGCAAGGTTTTTTATTCAACTGGTAACAGCATGACTAAAGTTCCTTATTTCCCCTGTAAAATGATTCAAGAGACTCTTAATTGCTCTTTCTGTTCTAAACCGTTGTGCGCTGAGCTATAATTTATATGTTTAGTCCCTCACCTCCCTGCCCAGCCGCAGGTACGTTCATGGTTGCTAGGATACTCTGCAGATCACTCAGCTGGATGGGCTGGGTGGGGCTGGCTGCCCCGGCTGCGATGGAGGGGGCAACCGGGATGGTGGGTGAGGCCATGGGTGACGCTGCACTGGTGGCAGACGGGGTGATGGGTGTGGTTGGCACCTGGGAGGAGCCCAGCCGGGTGGCAGcagaggtagaggtgggggtGACAGCAGGAGATTGAGATGGACTGAGAGGGACCAGAAAGAGAGCAACTAAATTGTAATAAATGTAGAATAAGCCATCTGTAAAAGTTGGTTAATAAGTAGTAAATGTGTAGTCTGAGCTGGAGAGAAAGTGCATAAATGTACAAAATGATTGAATGTATTAGTGAAGTGACTCTGTAGGTTTGTGGTACCTTGAAGAGGAGTTGCCGGCTGCAGGACCTCCACTACTGAGCAGGCTGGCCAGGCCTGGTCCAGCCAGGGCCCCAAGAcctcctacagacagacaggtggacataTTCAGACGCGTTGCAATGAATGACAACCCAATAAAGTCAGGTACTCCAGTCCAAAACACATTCTTAGTCAATCCAGCTGTCAGCTGTTGTAAGCACATTGCTACGTGGGGTAAAAATATTACTGTACAGAGTACTTTGCAGACTGCCAAGACTTACCAAGACCACCTAGTCCAGTTGGTCCAATGAGCTGCATGAGCTGGTTGTGACTCATGTTACCGAGCAGACTCTGCAGTCCACCCTCACCTAGGACAGGAGGAAGAATGCAAAATGTTCAGAACGGATCAACACATCATGCACAAAGGAGAGGCTGAGTGTATTCTGAGAATGCACTGCTAAAAACAATTGCCATCTTCCTGTGTCAACATGCCACAGTACCTTTGCTctctgtttgtgagtgtgtgcacTGTGCCATGCACCCTTCCTTAATCCTTACCCCCCAGAGCAGACAGTTCATGCCCGCTGTTGCCTCCACTGCCAAGGGCCCCAGGCATGGGAGGGTTGTTCAGATACTCATTCACTTTACGACAGTACTCCTCATCCTTTTCAGTTTTGGGCTCCTACAACAGGGAAATATAAATAAGTGTATTACATCAGGAACTTATTTTCTCATACAATCAGCTGCTGATAACATTACCTTCCTCTGCAGAGAAATATGCAAAGGAGGCAGAGTGATATGAAATAAACAAAAGAGGCAGGGGTGTGGATTACGTAACGTTAGTATCTTTAAACGGCCATTACACACCTGCATCCAGAAGAACAGCCTCTTGGAGCCAGCCTTGAACTTCAGCACAAACACCCGACCAGTTGTGCACTGGTTCACTCTCTTGAACTCACAATCATCTGGGAAGATGATCAGGTCCTGAACAGGGACAACCATATTCATCACAATGGTTAGTTAGCCATGACAAcacaaaggacagagagagagaaagaggtggtgtAAGAGAATATGGTGGTGCAGTTTCAGCACCAACAGAAAAGTGCCACTGACATCGTCCACGTTTCCAGAGGTCCGATCCTTCCAACAGAAATGAATGAGGGAGTCGTCGGTTTGCTGAACATAGACTTGTCCCTTGCGCTTGTCTGGAGTCACCGTGCTACCCTTCATGGTCATCTTCCCGGCCCGAAACTCAACCAGGAATTTGCTAGAGGAGCCGCGGGACCCCGACACCAGACTGGGAAACAGAGCTCCCGACATGATGATGATCTGGCGTTGTGCAAATAGAAGCGAGATTATGACAAACAGTGACAAACGTTGGCTTGCAGTTTACAGCTAGCTAACCGTTACtccgttagctaacgttacccaGTGAGTCAGCTAACGACGTTACCGAATTTAGCTACCTATGTAAACGATGGAGCAACCGAACCTTAAAATGCACTATTATCCTGAATTCAAAACGTAGCTACTCTCTTAGCTAATAGAGGCAATAAATATAACACCAACTTACATTTTACTTTGAGATCGAAGATGCGAGATGGCCTTGGAATCAGATTGCACCAGTAGCTACTAGAGACTATTAGCATTCTGCCAGCAGCACAAACGAGAACATCACGTTGTTGtggtaatgaggaaaccttcAAAATAAATCCCTGCATTTCAAAACATTGCAATGAGGATAACTCAATCAAAAGGTATTGAATTCTAATCAATAGCCGCTTGTATTGTGCCAACAAGAAAAGCCAATGGGTAATTCATAAAAACGAATACAAAATATGTAAATTAAAAAATAAGACCAATTAAATATTACATTGTTGACACTGGTATGTTCAGAATGTTGGGCTGTAGATAGAAAACTGTTCTACCTATCTCAGCTAAAGTGGGGTGGAAAACACTCAGTTGGGTCTCTAATAACCAAATATGGTTGGTTTTTGAGGGGGATGTGTCACACGGCCTGCTGCTGGCTTTTCACACAGCCCCTCAATTAATTCCACTGTAATAGACTGCACATGGGATACATATCGGCTTGTAGAGAAAAAACGTTTCAGTAGGGTCTCTACTGACCAAATATGTGTAGTttctttgtgggggggggggggggggggggggggggggggggggggggctgtgtcgCACATATCCAACAATACcgttctccacctccaccacataGCCCCCAATGCCATaaactgtaatagactgtagatGGGACACCCTACTGAGTATTTTCCACCCTACTTTGGCTGAGACAGGTAGTAAAGTTTTTTTTCTCTACAGACCAATAAGTATCCCACATAACGTGTATTGCATTACAGTAAATGGAGTGGTTGGATTAAGGAGTCCCCAACACTCTGTATTAAACCTGCTGCCTAGCACAAGAGACCAATTTAGGTTTATCAGACTGTtgagtagttccaaaaacatatatttgtattttattgaaagtgtatttctttaaatATAGCCTACACAATACCTTTCAACATACCAGTATTTGTGTAAACTTTCAAAATAAATGCTGGcataaataatacaatataaaaaataaaatgtgtcaaattatccctttatttttttcaaaGGTGGTTGCAATTATGTGAAAAACAGTTGTTCCAAAGTTTAGCATGTCTTTGCAGGAAATCTTTATTTTGAAGAAGGACAATCTGTGATCGTGCTGCCAGCATAATATCCTGCTGCTAGGAGAACGTTCATCTACTAGAGCAGAAACAATCTGACAGGAGGGTGAAACAAAACTTTTCTGAAAAACATTATTGCGATTGGCTGACTACCACCATTGCATGGCTGTGATTGGTTAGAACATGCGTCAATGTTACACCTTTAAACGACACaaaatattttgttttttgtGCTGTTCAGCCAGAtatagaatataataactttattttACTGTACATTCATATTTTCTAGACTGTATATTCGAAAGTGAAATCAAAATGACATCTTCTTTTGACATCATTAACAAACacaaaattctcaattatggGTCCTGATACTTTATTTCATAAATGTTGCTTCTTTGCAAATGACCAGTGTACAGTAAGAACATCACAATATAGTAGAGTAAGGTGTGTTTCTGGAACCTGGCAATCGATGTGTGTAATAATTCGCAAAAGCTCTGTACAAGTgcaggaaaacaacagaaacaacaGTATATGTGCCGGTACATTGACTAGGACTGacatgtatacatttcaatcaatcaatcaaatgtatttataaagcccttcttacatcagctgaaagtgttgtacagaaacccagcctaaaaccccaaacagcaagcaatgcaggtgtagaggaaaaactccctagtgttgtcttaagggtaaaaaatgctaaaaatgtgtttacacctatgcagtacctttagcaataataataataataaacctctactttagtaaagaaaacaattatgacaggtgtgttgtaataaaaaacgagtggtgtccactgattgtGCATTGTGAAaagggaaaacccagatattcaccaagtttgtgatgaatgacagatTGTTccttcatgcaaaatagatttggggtttacaattcaattaagctgctttatttgaggggtttagtgaaggcgggtaattttttacccttaggacaaggggagtatacagaatgttaagactacacataAGTATGtggctcgtcgaacatctcattccaaaaacatggccattgatatggagttggtcccccctttgctgctataacgcagttgtaagtgagaacttgttctcaactggcctacctggttaaataatggtgaaataataAGAAGAATAATTACTTTAAATAACAGCCTCcatctcctgggaaggctttccacgagATGTGGGAACATTACTGTGGGGACTTGGTTCCATTCagccaagagcattagtgaggtcgggcactaatgttgggtgattgggcctggctcgcagtcggcgttccaattcatcccaaaggcatTCGatgtcaagttctttcacaccaatctcgacaaaccattgtGCACGGGGGCtttgttgctacaaagttggaagcacagaatagtctagaatgtcattatatgctgtagcattaagatttcccttcactggaactaagggacctagttCAAAccaagaaaaacagccccagaccattactcctctaccaaactttacagttggcactttgCATTCGGACAGGTagtgttttcctggcatccgccaaactgagattagtccgtcagactggtagatggtgaagcgtgattcatcacaccAGAAAACGCATttgcactgctccagaatccaatgggcGGCAAGCTTTACAACAATCCAGCCGACACTTGGAATTACGCAtgctgatcttaggcttgtgcggctgctcggccatggtcacccatttcttgaagctcccgacaaacagttattgtgctgacatcgcttcgaggcagtttggaacttggtagtgagtgttacaaccaaGCACAGATGCGCTTCAGCACAAGGCAGTActgttttgtgagcttgtgtggcctaccattttgAGGCTGAGCCATTATtcctcctagaagtttccacttcataataacagcacttacagttgaccggggcagctcaagCAGGGCAGAAGTCTAACgaatgacggtgccacgttgagtcactgagctcttcagtaaggccattctactgccaatgtttgtctacggagattgcatggctgtgtgctcaattttatacaactgtcagcaacgggtgtggaatccactcatttgaagtggtgtccatcTACTTTTGtacgtatatacagtatatgtaacCAGACCTTCtttcttccggcgccgacagagatggccgcctcgcttcgcgttcctaggaaactatgcagtttttagttttttttacgtgttatttcttacattagtaccccaggtcatcttaggtttcattacatacagtcgagaagaactactgaatataagatcagcgtcaactcaccatcagtacgaccaagaatatgtttttcgcgaagcggatcctgtgttctgccttacaaacaggacaacggagtggatcctatgcagcgacccaaaaaacgactccgaaagagagggaaacgaggcggtcttctggtcagactccggagacgggcacatcatgcaccactccctagcattcttcttgccaatgtccagtctcttgacaacaaggttgatgaaatccgagcaagggtagcattccagagggacatcagagactgtaacgtcctttgcttcactgaaacatggctcactggagagactctatccgaagcggtgcagccaacgggtttctccacgcatggcgctgacagaaacaaacatctttctggtaagaagaggggcgggggcgtatgcctcatggccaacgtgacatggtgtgatgaaagaaacatacaggaactcaaatccttctgttcacctgatttagaattcctcacaatcaaatgtagaccgcattatctaccaagagaattctcttcgattataatcacagccgtatatatccccccccaagcagacacatcgatggctctgaacgaactttatttaactctctgcaaactggaaacgatttatccggaggctgcattcattgtagctggggattttaacaaggctaatctgaaaacaagactccctaaattttatcagcatatcgattgcgcaaccaggggtggaaagaccttggatcattgttactctaacttccgcgacgcatataaggccctgccccgcccccctttcggaaaagctgaccacgactccattttgttgatccctgcctacagacagaaactaaaacaagaggctcccacgctgaggtctgtccaacgctggtccgaccaagctgactccacactccaagactgcttccatcacgtggactgggagatgtttcgtattgcgtcagataacaacattgacgaatacgctgattcggtgtgcgagttcattagaacgtgcgttgaagatgtcgttcccatagcaacgattaaaacattccctaaccagaaaccgtggattgatggcagcattcgtgtgaaactgaaagcgcgaaccactgcttttaatcagggcaaggtgtctggtaacatgaccgaatacaaacagtgcagctattccctccgcaaggctatcaaacaagctaagcaccagtacagagacaaagtagaatctcaattcaacggctcagacacaagaggcatgtggcagggtctacagtcaatcacggactacaggaagaaatccagcccagtcacggaccaggatgtcttgctcccaggcagactaaataacttttttgcccgctttgaggacaatacagtgccactgacacggcctgcaacgaaaacatgcggtctctccttcactgcagccgaggtgagtaagacatttaaacgtgttaaccctcgcaaggctgcaggcccagacggcatccccagccgcgccctcagagcatgcgcagaccagctggccggtgtgtttacggacatattcaatcaatccctataccagtctgctgttcccacatgcttcaagagggccaccattgttcctgttcccaagaaagctaaggtaactgagctaaacgactaccgccccgtagcactcacatccgtcatcatgaagtgctttgagagactagtcaaggaccatatcacctccaccctacctgacaccctagacccactccaatttgcttaccgcccaaataggtccacagacgatgcaatctcaaccacactgcacactgccctaacccatctggacaagaggaatacctatgtgagaatgctgttcatcgactacagctcggcattcaacaccatagtaccctccaagctcgtcatcaagctcgagaccctgggtctcgaccccgccctgtgcaactgggtactggacttcctgacgggccgcccccaggtggtgagggtaggcaacaacatctcctccccgctgatcctcaacactggggccccacaagggtgcgttctgagccctctcctgtactccctgttcacccacgactgcgtggccacgcacgcctccaactcaatcatcaagtttgcggacgacacaacagtggtaggcttgattaccaacaacgacgagacggcctacagggaggaggtgagggccctcggagtgtggtgtcaggaagataacctcacactcaacgtcaacaaaactaaggagatgattgtggacttcaggaaacagcagagggaacacccccctatccacatcgatggaacagtagtggagagggtagcaagttttaagttcctcggcatacacatcacagacaaactgtattggtccactcacacagacagcatcgtgaagaaggcgcagcagcgcctcttcaacctcaggaggctgaagaaattcggcttgtcaccaaaagcactcactaacttctacagatgcacaatcgagagcatcctggcgggctgtatcaccgcctggtatggcaactgcaccgccctcaaccgtaaggctctccagagggtagtgaggtctgcacaacgcatcaccgggggcaaactacctgccctccaggacacctacaccacccgatgtcacaggaaggccataaagatcatcaaggacatcaaccacccgagccactgcctgttcaccccgctatcatccagaaggcgaggtcagtacaggtgcatcaaagctgggaccgagagactgaaaaacaggttctatctcaaggccatcagactgttaaacagccaccactaacactgagtggctgctgccaacacactgacactgactcaactccagccactttaataatgggaattgatggggaatgatgtaaatatatcactagccactttaaacaatgctaccttatataatgttacttaccctacattattcatctcatatgcatacgtatatactgtactctatatcatcgactgtatccttatgtaatacatgtatcactagccactttaaactatgccactttgtttacatactcatctcatttgtacatactgtactcgataccatctactgtatcttgcctatgctgctctgtaccatcactcattcatatatccttatgtacatattctttatccccttacactgtgtacaagacagtagttttggaattgttagttagattacttgttattactgcattgtcggaactagaagcacaagcatttcgctacactcgcattaacatctgctaaccatgtgtatgtgacaaataaaatttgatttgatttgatttgacctttgAGTGTTCCACTGTGCACCATAACCCTGACAGCTAATTAATGATACCTATCAATATCTGAGGGGATACACTGTTACAAACATGCCAAACGTAGCCTATTTctacataaaacattttttattaagGGTAACATGTGAGGGAGGGGGAAGCAGGTCAGACACCATCATTCTGTGCACAGGACTGGAAGCATACTCAGATGGTAGTGTTAAGAGATAACTAGTGCTATCCCATTGGAGTATGACACCCTCCCAAGTCTAGAAGTACTGTATGTTCAGCACAGAATCTTCAGCGGTCAGATACCAATGAGGGAGGCCCATAAGTGATGTTTGTTTATTTTCACATTCTATGTCTCCTAGTTGTGCAGTAGACAGAGAAAAATGGTCATGTTTGTTTGCATAGATTTACGATGGCTGACATTTAAAAGGTGCTCCATTTGATTTCATGTCGCTGTGACCAATACCAGAGCTTTACGTAATGAAAAAGGGGGATGCGATTTGGAAAAACAATCTTTCAAGTGTTGTATGGCTTTCGTTTGTGTAAAGAATTATTTAGGTGACCATgcacaacacgcacacacacacacacacacacacacaccaaattatCATCTGCATTTGTTACAGTTTTCAATGCCATAACAATCATTTACAAATAACACTTAGTTTACTAAGTTAGTAAAACACGGTCATTAGCAGCTTTCAGTTCTAGACTTCTAGTCACAAAACAACACGTTCAAATCCTTAATATTTAAGAAGGAACCAGCACGTGAACAATGTGCACATCATGTTTTAGAAACAACTCAAATAAAAGTCTTAATACTCACACAACTTATGAATAAAAGTTGTGTGAATGAAGCCTGATCTTTGAATGTAACTGTGTTTGTACAGTGAGTATTGTACAAACTCCTCCTTCCAATCTAGCTCAACATGATAATGTATGTCGATCAGAGCTATAGTACATTATTCCACTGCTGAACAATGGCCACCACCACAGATGTCACATTATCGGATGTGGTTTTAGAAAGCCTTGGGTACCATAAATAAAACCATCAGAGATGAGTGGGATTCTTACAGTTAATTAACCAGGAGGCCCAGGCCATTTAGGAAGACTGAATATTCTCTTATCTTAGCCTCGATTTTAAGTCTTTCACAATGCTCAAATTTTCCCTTTGTCACTTGCACAATGGGAATGAAATCATGTTTGTCACATACATATTAACTTCTTGATTCCATTGTTGTATTGTGGGAGAGGTTTGTCTAGGTTGGGAAAATTGTAATAAAATTGTGGGCTCAGCTGCCTGACATTCTAAGGCTGAGTACGAACGGGATCATCGGGCAAACATCAGTCCACTATGGGTGGTGATGGAAACCCTTCCTTGTTCCTCCTGCCCCATCAGTAAAGGTTGGGACAGTCTGTGTAATTTCTATCAAAATATCCCCCTGTGTACAGCCAGTCCTGGGCTCCTGTGTGAGGGTTTGTTCCCAACCGAAACCACCTGTGAAGTTCAAAAGAAATGGGACAGGAATTTGTTTCAGGGAAATGATTGAATCAAAATTGGATTACATTAACATGAAAACACATTCACATCTCAGGGCATACGTATACTTATTATTGTTGCATAGCGAACACACCTGGTTGACCACTCTTCTTCATCCTTGGAACATTCCTTGTGTGCAGCTCTCTGTTTTTCCTCTAGCCTGTCCTTCTCTACACTTGCTGTGTCTGCAATATACAAACCAATGTGCTCCATTTTGTTTGGTTATCGATTCATCTTGAATGTTGTTAtcgaattgtgtgtgtgtgcgcgcgtctgTGTTTCAATGTGAGTCATTACCCAGGTCTCCATTCTCCATTGCTCTGACGTCAGGTCGTAGACGGCAGTCTGTGGGTGCCAACAGCTTCTCCATACCAGGCTCCAGCTCATTCAGTGTTATGGTGAAGCCGGTGAAGTTATACATCTATACCAGAGAGACCAAGGATGAGAGTCAGGGTTAATTAGGTACACAGGAGAAACAGTAAGAAACACCATATCCCTAAtggctccctgtgtgtgtgtgtgtgtgtgtgtgtgtgtgtgtgtgtgtgtgtgtgtgtgtgtgtgtgttacctcttcAGAATGTGCAGGTCGTGGGGTTATTCTCCACAGTAAGGCACTTCCTGTTATCACAGAAACGGTCTCTTGAACCCCAGGCATATCTTCAGTCTCCTGTTTTCCAGCACTTTGCTCCTACATACAAGACTATGCACATTAGTCTACTATAAACTACAGACAGTTGCATTTACACAAACTTTAAAGCAACATAAAGAGCCATCTACCATAATACACTAATAGGACAGTCATAACTAGAAATGCTGTAGCACACTATGCCTACAGTACTTACAATACCTTCACCTAAAGCCACTGCATGTTTATGTGAAAGGAAGAAACACAATTTTAGGAAAATGATTTCACCTTTTTGTTGTTGCCATTGGGCCGGTTCTTGGACAAATCACTTCTGAGTGCTCACCGGTTTATTTTTCTTAGCATCTCCTTTTTCGGCCTTCTTCTTGTTGGCTTCATACACCTTAGGCGCCACACTGTACATACACTCTGTCCACTTCCCATACAGCACACGTCGCTTCCTCTTACTGTTCCCAAAACAATGTAAGCACAGTTCATTTAGGAACAACCACACGAAACAGTGAGATACAACTTAAAACATCCAGTCGTTATTGTACGTCAATGCTGACAGAATGCATAACAGACGACACACACTGCTGTTTAaaagtttgggtcacttagaaatggtcttgttcttgaaagaaaagcacattttccgtctattaaaataacatcaaattgatcagaaatacagtgtagagtagacattgttaatgttgtaaatgactattgtagctggaaacggcagattttcgacggaatatctacataggcttacaggggcccattatcagcaaccatcactcctgtgttctaacggcacgttgtgttagctaatccaagctaataattttaaaaggctaattgatcattagaaaacccttttgcaattatgttagcacagctgaaaactgttgttctgattaaagaagcaataacactggccttctttagactagttgagtatctggagaatccgcatttgtgggttcgattgcagactcaaaatggctagaaacaaataactttcttctgaaacaactgagcaagaggacaagtacattaaaatgtcttgtttgagaaacagacgcctcacaagtcctcaactggcagcttcattgaaatagtacccgcaaacaccagtctcaacgtcaacagtgaagaggtgactctgggatgctggccttctaggcagagttgcaaagaaaaagccatatctcagactggccaataaaaagataaggttaagatgggaaaaagaacacagacactggacagaggaactctgcctggaaggccaaCATCCTggaatcgcctcttcactgttgacgttgagactggtgttttgcgagtactatttaatgaagctgccagttgaggacttgtgaggcatctgtaatcagcacaacagttttcagctgtgctaacataattgcaaaaggtttttctaatgatcaattagccttttaaaatgataaacttggattagctaacacaacgtgccattggaacacattaGTGATGGTTGcttataatgggcctctgtacgcctatgcagatattccattaaaaatccgctgtttccagctaaaatagtcattaacaacgtctacactgtatttctgatcaatttgatgttattttaatggacaaaaaatatatatattttctttcaaaaacaagaacatttctaagtgtccccaaacttttgaaaggtagtgtattaCTATGACTTAACAAATTCCTAATTGTGGGCTCATTACTCTATTCTTCTCTCACCTCTTATCCTGAATGTAGCCCTCCACTTTGTGCAGCTCTTTCCCAAACATGCCGCACGGCTTGAAGTtcaacacacacctgtcaccCGTGCTGACCAATCAGAAGAGGCGGGAGGGAGAATATTAATTTATTGTAGTAAATTCAATCAAATAAATCATAACAAACGTTTGTTCTGAATCAAGGTTTGGCATTTGCTGTCTTACTGGTGGTTGACTATTTCCACAGTTCCGTATTGCTCAATCCAGAGCTTGCCCATGATGATGTTATGTACACAGCAGAGAGGGTTTGTCCATGTAAACGCCTCTTTACGTCTGCAACAAAACAAGTTGTTATTAAGTCACTAGCGGTTGATGTGAGAGAGTCTGTATTGTGTGCTTA
This window of the Oncorhynchus clarkii lewisi isolate Uvic-CL-2024 chromosome 16, UVic_Ocla_1.0, whole genome shotgun sequence genome carries:
- the LOC139368555 gene encoding oxysterol-binding protein-related protein 2-like — translated: MNSEEEFYDAETGLESDEDSCEVNFEDAQVYDSKHSSNASTPQANGVWERRKTLPAPMISRCDYSVWGILKKCIGMELSKITMPIVLNEPLSFLQRMSEYMEHTHLIHKACTLSDSIDRMQVVAAFAVSSVASQWDRTGKPFNPLLGETYELTREDEGYRLISEQVSHHPPISAFHAQSLKQEFEFHGSIYPKLKFWGKSVEAEPKGTMTLELLKRKEAFTWTNPLCCVHNIIMGKLWIEQYGTVEIVNHHTGDRCVLNFKPCGMFGKELHKVEGYIQDKSKRKRRVLYGKWTECMYSVAPKVYEANKKKAEKGDAKKNKPEQSAGKQETEDMPGVQETVSVITGSALLWRITPRPAHSEEMYNFTGFTITLNELEPGMEKLLAPTDCRLRPDVRAMENGDLDTASVEKDRLEEKQRAAHKECSKDEEEWSTRWFRLGTNPHTGAQDWLYTGGYFDRNYTDCPNLY
- the LOC139368554 gene encoding proteasomal ubiquitin receptor ADRM1-like, coding for MSGALFPSLVSGSRGSSSKFLVEFRAGKMTMKGSTVTPDKRKGQVYVQQTDDSLIHFCWKDRTSGNVDDDLIIFPDDCEFKRVNQCTTGRVFVLKFKAGSKRLFFWMQEPKTEKDEEYCRKVNEYLNNPPMPGALGSGGNSGHELSALGGEGGLQSLLGNMSHNQLMQLIGPTGLGGLGGLGALAGPGLASLLSSGGPAAGNSSSSPSQSPAVTPTSTSAATRLGSSQVPTTPITPSATSAASPMASPTIPVAPSIAAGAASPTQPIQLSDLQSILATMNVPAAGQGVDLASVVTPEIMAPILANAEVQERLLPFLPTGESLPQSTDELHNTLTSPQFQQAMSLFSSALASGQLGPLMNQFGLPTEAVDAANKGDVEAFAKAMETDSKSDHEDDAKDKKDEDMSLD